A genomic window from Venenivibrio stagnispumantis includes:
- a CDS encoding DsrE family protein, with the protein MKLLILMSSNPYSADFNTLIKLSNTALEKNHKLSIFFMSNGEWCLLRDEIKQLAEKGAKIYYCAHNAEQRKIKVESWAESSSMYGLSKLIAEADKVISLT; encoded by the coding sequence ATGAAATTATTGATATTAATGTCAAGTAATCCTTACTCTGCGGATTTTAATACATTGATAAAATTATCAAATACAGCGTTGGAGAAAAATCATAAATTATCAATATTTTTTATGTCAAATGGAGAATGGTGCTTATTAAGAGATGAAATTAAACAATTGGCAGAGAAAGGAGCCAAAATATATTATTGTGCCCATAATGCAGAGCAAAGAAAGATAAAAGTTGAAAGCTGGGCAGAAAGTAGCAGTATGTATGGATTATCTAAGCTGATAGCAGAAGCAGATAAAGTTATATCTTTAACATAA
- a CDS encoding DsrE family protein: MAKKNVVSIIKSSAFSWKTFEALRQAVGMAMDHKVTVIFIKDAVYLFTENNLPMIGIPSSDKSIEALGMLEAKIVVEEESVRERGIILKQLPTKIFIEPKEKISEIISNAEVVITW; the protein is encoded by the coding sequence ATGGCAAAGAAAAATGTAGTTTCTATCATAAAATCATCAGCATTTAGCTGGAAAACATTTGAAGCTTTAAGACAAGCTGTCGGAATGGCTATGGACCATAAGGTAACTGTTATCTTTATAAAAGATGCTGTTTATCTTTTTACAGAAAATAATCTTCCAATGATTGGAATTCCTTCTTCAGATAAATCCATAGAAGCCCTTGGCATGCTTGAAGCAAAAATAGTAGTGGAAGAAGAATCTGTAAGAGAAAGAGGAATTATATTAAAACAACTTCCTACAAAAATTTTCATTGAGCCAAAAGAAAAGATTTCGGAAATTATATCCAATGCAGAGGTTGTAATTACATGGTAA
- a CDS encoding DsrH/TusB family sulfur relay protein, producing MVNTVWIVRKPADFPAADLINENDIIILIQDGILRQPSTYKWYACKEDVIARGIKIPKDKLIDYSDIIDIIEKANKVVVW from the coding sequence ATGGTAAATACAGTATGGATAGTGAGAAAACCGGCAGATTTTCCGGCAGCAGATTTAATAAATGAAAATGATATTATTATTCTTATTCAAGATGGGATTTTAAGACAGCCATCTACATACAAATGGTATGCCTGCAAAGAAGATGTAATAGCAAGAGGAATAAAAATCCCCAAAGATAAACTAATAGATTACTCGGATATTATTGATATTATAGAAAAAGCAAACAAAGTAGTTGTATGGTAA
- the pdxA gene encoding 4-hydroxythreonine-4-phosphate dehydrogenase PdxA — protein MVKIGISHGDLAGISSEILVKSVKKLPKAIYIIYGSSKAIQKAQTLLNEKFDLIQINKPEEAKKEGFYIIDLFDEDIQFGKPSVKSGKASVLFLQNAVRDILDKKLNALVTMPISKEWIMKAGFKYAGHTDYLADVSNIKEYAMILFCNKLKVGLITTHIPLKDVPKNISKEKIISKIRLINEELKQKFCIKNPKIAVLGLNPHASDNSNIGDEEEKIIIPAINQLKNEGINLIGPLSPDTAFINRKDFDIYIAMYHDQGLIPLKMLCFRKAVNMTFGLPFIRTSPDHGTGYDIAGKGIADESSFLYAVKIAKRLINKSC, from the coding sequence ATGGTAAAGATAGGTATTTCCCACGGGGATTTAGCCGGTATATCTTCAGAAATTTTAGTTAAATCTGTAAAAAAATTACCAAAAGCTATATATATAATTTACGGTTCATCAAAAGCTATCCAAAAAGCCCAAACTCTTTTAAATGAAAAGTTTGATTTAATTCAGATAAATAAACCGGAAGAAGCAAAAAAAGAAGGATTTTATATAATAGACCTTTTTGATGAAGATATCCAGTTTGGAAAACCATCTGTTAAATCCGGTAAAGCTTCTGTTTTATTTTTACAAAATGCAGTAAGAGATATTTTAGATAAAAAGCTGAATGCATTGGTAACTATGCCTATATCAAAAGAATGGATAATGAAAGCAGGATTTAAATATGCCGGTCATACAGATTATTTAGCAGATGTATCAAATATAAAAGAATATGCAATGATTTTATTTTGTAATAAATTAAAGGTAGGATTGATAACAACCCATATTCCTCTTAAAGATGTTCCAAAAAACATATCAAAAGAAAAAATTATATCAAAAATAAGATTGATAAATGAAGAATTAAAACAGAAATTTTGTATAAAAAATCCAAAAATTGCAGTTCTTGGACTTAATCCTCATGCTTCCGATAACTCAAATATAGGAGATGAAGAAGAAAAAATTATAATACCGGCTATAAATCAGTTAAAAAATGAAGGAATAAATCTGATAGGTCCTTTATCTCCGGATACTGCATTTATAAATAGAAAAGATTTTGATATATATATTGCGATGTATCATGACCAGGGATTAATACCTTTGAAAATGCTTTGTTTTAGAAAAGCTGTAAATATGACCTTTGGACTTCCATTTATAAGAACATCTCCTGACCACGGCACCGGATATGATATTGCAGGAAAAGGCATAGCAGATGAATCTTCTTTTTTATATGCTGTAAAAATTGCAAAAAGATTAATAAATAAGAGCTGTTAA
- a CDS encoding MlaE family ABC transporter permease translates to MILNGFINFIYHVGNITLFFFNTLLSILKKPPKLKYIFKNMEDIGVNAALLIILTGFFTGGVLVVETYPTFHKFNAEFLIGALVSLSLTRELSPVLVALLVTARSGSAIAANIGTMRITEQIDALEVMAVNPLGYLVAPRIIAALIMVPALTVLSIIAGIIGGYVVGVYLYHINPYLFWQKMVTLTELKDIYGGLFKASVFGVILVLIASYFGYHAKGGAEGVGRATTTAVVVASVTILILDYFLTALIY, encoded by the coding sequence TTGATACTTAATGGCTTTATAAATTTTATATATCATGTAGGTAATATAACATTATTCTTTTTCAATACATTGCTTTCTATCTTAAAAAAGCCGCCGAAGCTGAAATATATCTTTAAAAATATGGAAGATATTGGTGTAAACGCTGCTTTACTTATTATTTTAACCGGATTTTTTACCGGTGGTGTTCTTGTTGTTGAAACATATCCTACATTTCATAAATTTAATGCAGAATTTTTGATTGGTGCTCTTGTTTCCTTATCTTTAACAAGAGAGTTATCTCCAGTTCTTGTAGCTTTGCTTGTAACTGCAAGGTCTGGCTCTGCTATAGCAGCAAATATCGGGACAATGAGAATAACGGAGCAGATAGATGCTCTTGAAGTTATGGCAGTAAATCCACTTGGGTATCTTGTAGCACCCCGTATTATCGCAGCTTTAATAATGGTTCCGGCATTGACCGTATTATCTATAATTGCCGGTATTATAGGAGGATATGTTGTAGGTGTTTATCTATATCATATAAATCCGTATCTTTTCTGGCAAAAAATGGTAACTCTTACAGAGCTAAAAGATATTTATGGAGGGCTTTTTAAAGCTTCGGTTTTTGGTGTTATATTAGTATTAATTGCTTCTTATTTTGGTTATCATGCAAAGGGTGGGGCTGAAGGAGTTGGCAGAGCTACAACTACTGCCGTTGTTGTTGCTTCTGTTACAATATTAATTCTTGATTATTTCTTAACAGCTCTTATTTATTAA
- the dnaB gene encoding replicative DNA helicase: MESLDNLPLPHDDEMERALLGSIFLEESIFDSILNILKPQDFFNPRHKIIYEYLIKYNDEAEVLDPNLFVDYLDKHSVLEKVGGKSYINLIIADATPPSTALSMANSLKEKALIRELVLTANEIIQKAKTTKNINILLEEVESAIFKIAETRQISSYYSIGEVLKETLNIINELAKKEHVVTGLPTGFYDLDRLTTGFHKGDLVIVAARPGMGKTSFALSILYHISMIENRPSAFFSLEMSKEQIAMRLLCEDTRIPLKKIRSGFLNSDELGLIADSAIKMMKAPLYIDDTASLKMLDLKAKARKLKKEKEIEVLVIDYLQLLTTDGKRENRQQEVAEISRGLKALAKELNIPIIALAQLSRQAEMRADKRPQLADLRESGSIEQDADTVIFIHRPEYYKKNPAPQEEGIAEIIIAKQRNGPTGTINLAFVKEITKFENLAQNYDNIDTFVEEEEELEYLGEDNVDT, translated from the coding sequence ATGGAATCCTTAGACAATCTCCCTCTCCCTCACGACGATGAGATGGAGAGGGCTTTACTTGGTTCAATATTCTTAGAAGAATCAATTTTTGATAGCATACTTAATATCCTAAAACCACAAGATTTTTTTAATCCAAGACATAAAATCATCTATGAATATCTTATAAAATATAATGATGAAGCGGAAGTATTAGACCCAAATCTATTTGTAGATTATCTTGATAAACATTCAGTCTTAGAAAAAGTAGGTGGTAAAAGCTATATAAATCTTATAATAGCCGATGCTACACCGCCATCTACAGCCTTATCTATGGCAAATTCCCTGAAAGAGAAAGCACTTATCAGGGAACTTGTATTAACTGCAAATGAGATTATACAAAAAGCAAAAACAACAAAAAATATAAATATCCTTCTTGAAGAAGTAGAGTCTGCCATATTTAAAATTGCAGAGACAAGACAAATAAGCAGTTATTATTCTATTGGGGAAGTTTTAAAAGAAACATTAAACATTATAAATGAGCTTGCAAAAAAAGAACATGTTGTTACCGGTTTACCTACCGGATTTTATGACCTTGATAGATTAACAACAGGATTTCATAAAGGAGATTTGGTAATTGTTGCAGCAAGACCTGGAATGGGTAAAACCAGTTTTGCCTTATCTATACTATATCATATATCTATGATAGAAAATAGACCTTCTGCCTTTTTCTCCTTAGAGATGTCAAAGGAACAGATAGCAATGAGATTATTATGTGAAGATACCAGAATACCACTAAAAAAAATAAGAAGTGGATTTTTAAATTCAGATGAACTGGGATTGATAGCAGATAGTGCAATAAAAATGATGAAAGCTCCTTTATATATAGATGATACAGCATCTTTAAAAATGCTTGATTTAAAAGCAAAAGCAAGAAAATTAAAAAAAGAAAAAGAGATAGAAGTTTTAGTTATAGATTATCTTCAACTTCTTACAACAGATGGAAAAAGAGAAAATAGACAACAGGAAGTAGCAGAAATATCAAGGGGTTTAAAAGCTCTTGCAAAAGAGCTAAATATTCCAATAATTGCATTAGCACAGTTATCAAGACAGGCAGAAATGAGGGCAGATAAAAGACCACAACTTGCAGATTTGAGAGAAAGTGGTAGTATTGAGCAAGATGCAGATACAGTAATATTTATCCATAGACCTGAATATTACAAAAAAAATCCGGCTCCTCAAGAAGAAGGCATAGCAGAAATTATAATAGCAAAACAAAGAAACGGACCAACCGGAACAATTAATCTTGCATTTGTAAAAGAGATTACAAAATTTGAAAATTTAGCTCAAAATTATGATAATATAGATACATTCGTTGAAGAAGAGGAAGAATTAGAATATTTAGGGGAAGATAACGTTGATACTTAA
- the rplI gene encoding 50S ribosomal protein L9, which translates to MKVILAKDVEGWGTIGDIIEVKRGFARNYLIPRGLAYEATEENIKHIQDILNQKARKLEREKQKALELAKKLEGVEIELEKEVGTTGKLFGSVTTSDIANALKEKGIEIDRKKIMLRSPIKDIGTFTINIKLHPQVSSSIKLHVKPKLS; encoded by the coding sequence ATGAAGGTTATTTTAGCTAAGGATGTAGAAGGTTGGGGAACAATAGGTGATATTATAGAAGTAAAAAGAGGATTTGCAAGAAATTATCTTATTCCAAGAGGACTTGCTTACGAAGCAACAGAAGAAAATATAAAACATATTCAGGATATATTAAACCAAAAAGCAAGAAAACTTGAAAGGGAAAAACAAAAAGCATTGGAACTTGCTAAAAAATTAGAAGGTGTTGAGATAGAACTTGAAAAAGAAGTTGGAACAACAGGAAAATTATTTGGTTCTGTAACGACTTCTGATATTGCAAATGCATTAAAAGAAAAAGGAATAGAAATAGATAGAAAGAAAATAATGCTCAGAAGTCCAATAAAAGATATAGGAACATTTACAATAAATATTAAATTACATCCACAGGTAAGCTCTTCTATTAAGTTACATGTAAAACCAAAATTATCTTAA
- the rpsR gene encoding 30S ribosomal protein S18: protein MANQQQQKFFVQKRKKYCKFCAEKKEPDYKDVETLKEFISERGKIIPRRISGTCARHQRKLTVAIKRARQLALLPYVIM from the coding sequence TTGGCAAATCAACAACAGCAAAAATTTTTTGTTCAAAAAAGAAAAAAATATTGCAAATTCTGTGCTGAGAAGAAAGAACCGGATTATAAAGATGTAGAAACATTAAAAGAGTTTATCTCAGAAAGAGGTAAAATAATTCCAAGAAGAATATCCGGAACCTGTGCAAGACACCAAAGAAAATTAACTGTTGCTATAAAGAGAGCAAGACAGTTAGCACTTCTTCCGTATGTAATAATGTAA
- a CDS encoding single-stranded DNA-binding protein: MLNKVFIIGRLTREPDIRFLPSGMQITSFTIANNRRYKDRDGNWKEDSYFFDIETFGALAERVGRQLEKGTQILIEGSLRQDKWENSAGEKRSRIKIVADRISILSKVAKKEESSSMEESVEEPIEDFSSDDDVPL; this comes from the coding sequence ATGCTTAATAAAGTTTTTATTATCGGTAGATTAACAAGGGAGCCTGATATAAGATTTCTTCCTTCCGGAATGCAGATTACTTCATTTACAATTGCAAATAATAGAAGATATAAAGATAGAGATGGAAACTGGAAAGAAGATAGCTATTTTTTTGATATTGAGACATTCGGAGCACTTGCTGAAAGGGTTGGAAGACAACTTGAAAAAGGTACCCAGATACTGATAGAGGGTTCTTTAAGGCAAGATAAATGGGAAAATTCTGCCGGAGAAAAAAGGTCAAGAATCAAAATAGTAGCCGACAGAATATCTATTCTTTCTAAGGTGGCTAAAAAAGAAGAATCTTCCAGTATGGAAGAATCCGTAGAAGAACCAATAGAAGATTTTTCTTCTGATGATGATGTTCCACTTTAA
- the rpsF gene encoding 30S ribosomal protein S6, producing the protein MRHYELVFVLKPTLSEEEISSKVEAVKNLITQNGGEIYKETKWGRRELAYPIQKFNSGYYFILNYKTENSSLPAKVEYNLRIDESVIRFLNSKIHVKEPANVTEGE; encoded by the coding sequence ATGAGACATTATGAGCTTGTATTTGTTTTAAAGCCAACTCTTTCTGAAGAGGAAATCTCTTCAAAAGTGGAAGCCGTTAAAAATCTCATTACTCAAAACGGCGGAGAAATTTATAAAGAAACAAAATGGGGAAGAAGAGAGCTTGCCTATCCTATCCAAAAGTTCAATTCCGGTTATTATTTCATTCTCAATTACAAAACAGAAAATTCATCACTTCCGGCAAAAGTTGAGTATAACTTAAGAATTGATGAATCTGTAATTAGATTTTTAAATAGTAAAATTCATGTAAAAGAACCGGCCAATGTTACGGAAGGTGAGTAA
- the pth gene encoding aminoacyl-tRNA hydrolase: protein MIKALIGLGNPGEKYKNTRHNIGFMVADAVASALKCNKKYKERAFSHIYECEDYDLIIAKPQTYMNNSGIAVKNIMEDYNIKNNEILVVYDDLDLAPGVVKLRTKGSSGGHKGIQSIINYIKTEEFPRLRIGIGRPERKEEVADYVLSPFSKDEKLLIEKVIAHSTECILNVLKYGIEKSLNFCNRNIV from the coding sequence ATGATAAAAGCTTTGATAGGACTGGGTAATCCAGGAGAAAAATATAAAAATACAAGGCATAACATAGGATTTATGGTGGCTGATGCTGTTGCATCAGCTTTAAAATGTAATAAAAAATATAAAGAAAGGGCATTTTCACATATTTATGAATGTGAAGATTATGATTTAATTATAGCAAAACCTCAAACATATATGAATAACAGCGGAATAGCTGTAAAAAATATAATGGAAGATTATAATATTAAAAATAATGAAATTCTTGTAGTTTATGATGATTTAGATTTGGCACCGGGAGTTGTAAAACTGAGAACAAAAGGCTCCAGCGGTGGACATAAAGGAATACAATCTATTATTAATTATATAAAAACTGAAGAATTTCCAAGATTAAGAATAGGAATAGGAAGACCGGAAAGAAAAGAAGAAGTTGCTGATTATGTTTTATCACCTTTTTCTAAGGATGAAAAATTATTAATTGAAAAGGTGATAGCCCATTCAACAGAATGTATATTAAATGTGTTAAAATATGGTATAGAAAAATCTTTAAATTTTTGCAATAGGAATATAGTTTAA
- a CDS encoding 50S ribosomal protein L25/general stress protein Ctc has protein sequence MIQTIEWKAIPRTIGKKSEVKEFRKKGYLPTEVYGKGHENIHVYIPKKLLLSRPHGNFLINLVIEGEQEPKICVLKDIQYNYLGDEPIHVDLYEVSMGVELDVEVPIDLIGRPVGLEKGGLLEHHLHTIMVRTVPRNIPEKIEVDISNLDVGDVLHVRDIPVPEGVKILTPADEVVVVISEPEVEEVAEEETAA, from the coding sequence ATGATTCAGACAATAGAGTGGAAAGCTATTCCAAGAACAATAGGTAAAAAAAGTGAAGTAAAAGAATTTAGAAAAAAAGGTTATCTTCCAACAGAAGTTTATGGAAAAGGACATGAAAATATCCATGTTTATATTCCAAAAAAATTATTATTATCAAGACCTCACGGAAACTTCCTTATTAATTTAGTTATAGAAGGTGAGCAAGAACCCAAAATATGTGTTTTAAAAGATATCCAATATAACTATCTTGGAGATGAACCTATACATGTAGATTTATATGAAGTTTCTATGGGTGTTGAGCTTGATGTTGAAGTTCCAATAGATTTAATCGGAAGACCTGTAGGTTTAGAAAAAGGTGGATTATTAGAGCATCATTTACATACAATAATGGTTAGAACTGTTCCAAGAAATATACCTGAAAAAATAGAAGTTGATATATCTAATCTTGATGTTGGGGATGTTTTACACGTAAGAGATATACCTGTACCAGAAGGTGTAAAAATATTAACACCTGCAGATGAAGTTGTTGTTGTTATATCTGAACCTGAAGTAGAAGAAGTAGCAGAAGAAGAAACAGCTGCATAA
- a CDS encoding ribose-phosphate diphosphokinase, which produces MAKHLKIISGNANPSLSKEIAEYLQVPLVDTLVTRFSDGEVRVQINENVRGADVFVIQSLTSPVNDNIMELLLLLDALKRSSTHRITAVIPYFAYARQDRKDKPRVPISAKLLADIIQKAGANRVLTVDLHSAQIQGFFDCPVDNIYALPVIYEYIKAKNIEDLVIVSPDAGGVERARMLANRLGCGIGIVYKKRPAPNVVETLDVIGNIEGKNAIIIDDIIDTAGTIVAAAQMLKSKGAKSVIAACTHPILSGPAVERLKNSEIEEVIVTNTIPTEGKEFEKLTVLSIADLLGEAIKRINIESSVSSLFL; this is translated from the coding sequence GTGGCTAAACATCTTAAAATTATCAGCGGAAATGCAAATCCATCTCTTTCTAAGGAAATTGCAGAATATCTTCAAGTGCCTTTAGTTGATACCTTAGTTACAAGATTTAGTGATGGAGAAGTAAGAGTTCAGATAAATGAAAATGTAAGAGGAGCAGATGTATTTGTAATTCAATCATTAACTTCTCCGGTAAATGATAATATAATGGAATTATTACTTTTATTAGATGCATTAAAACGTTCTTCTACCCATAGAATAACAGCCGTAATTCCTTACTTTGCTTATGCAAGACAGGATAGAAAAGATAAACCGAGAGTTCCTATAAGTGCAAAATTATTGGCAGATATAATTCAAAAAGCCGGTGCAAATAGGGTTTTAACGGTTGATTTACATTCTGCCCAAATACAAGGTTTTTTTGATTGTCCTGTTGATAATATTTATGCATTACCGGTAATTTATGAGTATATAAAAGCTAAAAATATAGAAGATTTAGTTATAGTATCTCCTGATGCAGGTGGTGTTGAAAGGGCAAGAATGCTTGCAAATAGACTCGGCTGTGGAATAGGTATTGTTTATAAAAAAAGACCTGCTCCTAATGTTGTAGAAACCTTAGATGTTATAGGAAATATAGAAGGGAAAAATGCAATAATAATAGATGATATTATAGATACAGCAGGAACAATAGTGGCTGCTGCCCAGATGCTTAAATCAAAAGGAGCAAAATCTGTAATAGCAGCCTGCACCCATCCGATATTATCAGGACCGGCAGTAGAAAGATTAAAAAATTCAGAGATAGAAGAAGTAATAGTAACAAACACTATTCCTACAGAAGGAAAAGAGTTTGAAAAATTAACCGTATTATCAATAGCAGATTTACTCGGAGAAGCGATAAAAAGAATAAATATAGAAAGTTCAGTAAGTTCTCTATTTTTATGA
- a CDS encoding 4-(cytidine 5'-diphospho)-2-C-methyl-D-erythritol kinase, with translation MEKILKSPAKINLGLWVINKRIDGYHNIFTLMHTIDLYDRIYIKPSAVLKVSSSNPFIKQEDNIVYKTIKLFEDYTDIEVNYDIYIEKNIPVGAGLGGGSSNAATILKFLNKEYSYPLSEEKMIEILSKIGSDTVFFLKGGFAVVEGKGEKVNYLDISFDRDIFIIYPNINVSTKEIYSRVTDRDLTKYEELDIIFNLLRDFDKLIDNIQNKLGDIAEELYPQIKEVKNTLNYLGYKAFVTGSGSAVVAIGQPSEKVETICKLKNWKLIKTKLSNTGE, from the coding sequence ATGGAAAAAATTTTAAAATCTCCGGCAAAAATAAATTTGGGTTTATGGGTCATAAATAAAAGGATTGATGGGTATCACAATATATTTACTCTTATGCATACAATAGATTTATATGATAGGATTTATATAAAACCATCTGCTGTATTAAAAGTTAGCAGTAGCAATCCTTTTATAAAACAGGAAGACAATATTGTATATAAAACTATTAAATTGTTTGAAGATTACACAGATATAGAAGTTAATTATGATATTTATATTGAAAAAAATATACCGGTAGGAGCAGGTCTTGGTGGTGGTAGTTCCAATGCTGCTACAATACTTAAATTTTTAAATAAAGAGTATTCTTATCCTTTATCTGAAGAAAAAATGATAGAGATATTATCCAAGATTGGTTCTGATACCGTTTTCTTTTTAAAAGGTGGTTTTGCAGTAGTAGAAGGAAAAGGTGAAAAAGTAAATTATTTAGATATTTCTTTTGATAGAGATATATTTATCATCTACCCAAATATAAATGTTTCTACCAAAGAAATCTATAGCAGAGTAACCGACAGAGACTTGACAAAATATGAAGAGCTGGATATAATATTTAATCTGTTAAGGGATTTTGATAAATTAATTGATAATATCCAGAATAAGCTGGGAGATATAGCTGAGGAGCTTTATCCTCAGATAAAAGAAGTTAAGAATACATTAAATTATTTAGGATATAAAGCTTTTGTAACTGGCTCTGGAAGTGCTGTTGTGGCAATAGGACAGCCTTCTGAAAAGGTTGAAACAATTTGTAAATTAAAAAATTGGAAATTAATAAAAACAAAGCTCTCTAACACTGGGGAGTAG